The following are encoded together in the Oceanobacillus zhaokaii genome:
- the folK gene encoding 2-amino-4-hydroxy-6-hydroxymethyldihydropteridine diphosphokinase has product MNKAYLALGTNIEPRLDYLHDALRALEDHQAIEIKQESSIYETVPVGYKDQADFLNMVIEVETRLTSMELLDYCQQVELNLGRKRDIRFGPRTIDLDILTFNQENSKIERLIIPHPRMQERAFVLIPLKEIAADYLIPVLDKRPQELIHALPKADINDVRKMQV; this is encoded by the coding sequence ATGAATAAGGCATATTTGGCGTTAGGAACCAACATTGAACCAAGACTGGATTACCTCCATGATGCATTACGTGCATTGGAAGATCATCAAGCAATTGAGATTAAGCAAGAATCATCGATATATGAAACTGTACCTGTAGGATATAAGGATCAAGCCGATTTTTTAAATATGGTGATTGAAGTGGAAACGAGGCTTACCTCAATGGAATTACTTGATTACTGCCAGCAAGTGGAGTTAAATTTAGGACGAAAAAGAGACATTCGATTTGGACCACGAACAATAGACCTTGACATTTTGACCTTTAATCAAGAAAATAGTAAAATAGAAAGATTGATTATTCCTCATCCACGTATGCAGGAGCGAGCGTTTGTGCTTATACCTTTAAAGGAAATTGCAGCAGACTATCTTATTCCTGTTTTGGATAAACGTCCACAGGAATTGATTCATGCACTTCCTAAGGCTGATATAAACGATGTGCGAAAAATGCAGGTATAG
- the folP gene encoding dihydropteroate synthase — protein MILKTANHTLDLTKRTHIMGILNVTPDSFSDGGSYTTIEKAVAQAELMVQQGADIIDIGGESTRPGHRPVDAEEEISRVVPIIEAVKKRFDIPISIDTFKAETAKHAVEAGADIINDIWGAKLEPAIADVAAKYNVPIILMHNRTDENYTSLIADMKNELQESIDIAIRAGVPKENIILDPGVGFAKSAKENLAVMNNLEQFVAMGYPFLLATSRKRFIGHVLDLPPQERDNGTGATTCLGIVKGAHIVRVHNVKVNKELATMMDAMLGKGGVHIG, from the coding sequence ATGATCTTAAAAACAGCAAACCATACACTTGATTTAACAAAACGTACTCATATTATGGGAATTTTAAATGTTACTCCTGACTCATTCTCTGATGGGGGAAGCTATACAACGATTGAAAAAGCGGTGGCACAAGCAGAGTTGATGGTGCAGCAAGGTGCGGATATCATTGATATTGGTGGTGAATCGACAAGACCGGGACACCGACCTGTAGATGCTGAAGAGGAGATCTCGCGTGTCGTGCCAATTATTGAAGCGGTGAAAAAAAGATTCGACATTCCGATTTCAATTGATACATTTAAAGCAGAGACTGCAAAACATGCCGTTGAAGCTGGTGCCGATATTATTAACGATATTTGGGGAGCTAAGCTGGAACCTGCAATTGCGGACGTTGCGGCAAAATACAATGTGCCAATTATCTTAATGCATAATCGAACGGATGAAAATTACACATCGCTTATTGCCGATATGAAAAACGAATTGCAGGAGAGTATTGATATTGCGATCCGTGCAGGTGTTCCTAAGGAGAATATAATTCTAGACCCTGGTGTTGGATTTGCGAAATCGGCAAAAGAGAACTTAGCTGTGATGAATAATCTGGAACAATTTGTGGCGATGGGCTATCCATTTTTATTAGCTACATCAAGGAAACGATTTATTGGACATGTATTGGATCTCCCGCCACAAGAAAGAGATAATGGAACAGGAGCAACGACATGTCTAGGAATTGTTAAGGGAGCGCATATTGTCCGTGTTCATAACGTAAAAGTGAATAAGGAATTAGCAACAATGATGGATGCAATGCTCGGTAAAGGTGGCGTTCATATTGGATAA
- the lysS gene encoding lysine--tRNA ligase, translating into MTGVMAVSEELNEQMLVRRDKLNVYREKGIDPFGEKFIRTHLANEIIEENELLSKEELEEKAEKATIAGRIMTKRGKGKAGFAHVQDLSGQIQIYVRKDEIGEEAYEVFNTIDLGDIVGVTGAIFRTNTGELSIKAEKFQLLTKSLRPLPEKYHGLKDVEQRYRQRYLDLITNADSQKTFILRSKIIQSIREYLNGHGYLEVETPMLHSIPGGAAARPFITHHNALDIELYMRIAIELHLKRLVVGGLEKVYEIGRVFRNEGISTRHNPEFTMIELYEAYADYNDIMELTENLVAHVAKEVLGSTKIAYGDNEIDLEPKWTRLHMVDAVKEQTGVDFWQQMSDEEARKLAKEHGVEIKDTMSFGHVVNEFFEQKVEETLIQPTFIYGHPVDISPLAKKNPEDERFTDRFELFIVGREHANAFSELNDPIDQRARFEAQVQEREAGNDEAHLMDEDFLEALEYGMPPTGGLGIGIDRLVMLLTNAPSIRDVLLFPQMRNK; encoded by the coding sequence ATGACTGGAGTGATGGCTGTGTCAGAGGAATTAAATGAGCAAATGCTCGTACGGCGCGATAAATTAAATGTATACAGAGAAAAAGGGATCGATCCATTTGGTGAGAAATTTATCAGAACCCATCTAGCTAACGAAATTATTGAGGAAAATGAATTGCTTTCTAAGGAAGAACTGGAAGAAAAGGCTGAGAAAGCTACGATTGCTGGAAGAATTATGACCAAACGCGGAAAAGGGAAAGCAGGATTCGCGCATGTTCAAGATTTAAGTGGTCAAATCCAAATCTATGTAAGAAAAGATGAAATTGGCGAAGAAGCTTATGAGGTATTCAATACAATCGATTTAGGCGATATTGTTGGGGTCACTGGTGCGATATTCCGTACAAATACAGGGGAGTTATCTATTAAAGCGGAGAAATTCCAGCTTCTAACGAAATCACTTCGCCCATTGCCTGAGAAATATCATGGTTTGAAGGATGTTGAGCAACGCTACCGTCAACGGTATTTAGACTTAATTACGAATGCAGATAGTCAAAAGACGTTCATTCTGCGTAGTAAAATCATTCAATCGATTAGAGAATATTTAAATGGACATGGCTATTTAGAAGTAGAGACGCCAATGCTTCATAGCATTCCAGGCGGAGCTGCTGCACGTCCATTTATTACGCACCATAATGCATTAGACATTGAGCTATATATGCGAATTGCGATTGAATTACATTTAAAACGGTTAGTTGTAGGTGGACTAGAGAAGGTTTATGAAATTGGCCGTGTATTCCGTAATGAAGGGATATCAACAAGACATAACCCTGAGTTTACGATGATCGAATTATATGAAGCATATGCAGATTACAATGATATTATGGAATTAACAGAGAATCTAGTTGCCCATGTTGCAAAAGAAGTACTTGGTTCGACTAAGATTGCTTATGGAGATAATGAGATTGACCTTGAGCCGAAATGGACAAGACTCCATATGGTTGATGCTGTTAAAGAACAAACAGGTGTAGACTTCTGGCAGCAGATGAGCGACGAAGAAGCACGTAAATTAGCAAAAGAACATGGTGTAGAAATAAAAGACACGATGTCCTTTGGTCATGTAGTAAATGAATTCTTTGAACAAAAAGTAGAAGAAACGTTAATTCAACCGACATTCATTTATGGTCACCCAGTAGATATCTCACCACTTGCAAAGAAAAATCCAGAGGACGAGCGCTTTACTGATCGGTTCGAACTATTTATTGTAGGTCGCGAACATGCGAACGCATTTAGTGAATTAAATGATCCGATTGATCAGCGTGCACGCTTCGAAGCACAAGTACAGGAAAGAGAAGCTGGAAATGACGAAGCCCATTTAATGGATGAAGATTTTCTGGAAGCACTTGAGTATGGTATGCCACCGACAGGCGGACTAGGTATTGGGATCGACCGTCTTGTTATGTTATTAACGAATGCACCATCGATTCGTGATGTACTGCTTTTCCCACAAATGCGTAATAAATAA
- the folB gene encoding dihydroneopterin aldolase, which yields MDKILLNNMQFYGFHGLLPEENRLGQRFNVNVELFLDLKDAGQSDDMNDSVHYSEAYEQVKRIVEGSALNLIEAVAERIADQLLSSFELLTACKVRVEKPNPPIVGHYESVAVEIYRERTI from the coding sequence TTGGATAAAATTCTATTAAATAACATGCAATTTTATGGATTTCACGGGTTACTTCCAGAGGAAAACCGATTAGGACAACGATTTAATGTTAATGTTGAACTTTTCCTAGATTTAAAAGACGCAGGACAATCAGATGATATGAACGACTCTGTTCACTACAGCGAGGCGTATGAACAGGTCAAGCGTATTGTGGAAGGTAGCGCCCTAAATTTGATCGAGGCGGTAGCAGAGCGTATCGCCGACCAGCTGCTATCCTCCTTTGAACTATTAACAGCTTGTAAGGTGAGAGTAGAAAAGCCGAACCCGCCAATTGTCGGGCATTATGAGTCAGTGGCTGTAGAAATATATCGGGAGAGAACCATATGA